Proteins from a single region of Planctomycetota bacterium:
- a CDS encoding beta-ketoacyl-[acyl-carrier-protein] synthase family protein produces MGFTFEVVVTGIGVVSPLGIGTDTFWRRLVAGESGIKPLDRFDASALSVRFGGQITDFDPKEHVRPRKSLKVMSREIQLGFAAAELAMADAGLVGAARDPDRFGVVFGGDMIYADLEDLAGAYRRSLRGRQFDFSLWSEAVHEELHPLWLLKHLPNMTASHIAIAHDARGPNNSIVLGDVSGLLAVGEAASVIQRGWADVMLAGGTGCRLHPTALVARGDALLSHRAGDGRGACRPFDRDRDGLVNGEGAGVLVIESRAHAVARGARIRARILATASRCEPGARRTGLTGSSLRQAIAATMTAAGLDAERLGHVNAHGVGTIDMDRAEATAIAAELGAVPVTAPKSSFGHLGAGGGTVELAASVLALEHGLVPPTLNYEHPDPQCPVRVVHGGPLAGRPATALVVNLCSTGQAVAVAIAADG; encoded by the coding sequence ATGGGGTTTACCTTCGAGGTCGTCGTCACCGGGATCGGGGTCGTCAGCCCACTGGGCATCGGCACCGACACGTTCTGGCGCCGGCTCGTGGCCGGCGAGAGCGGGATCAAGCCGCTCGACCGCTTCGATGCCAGTGCCCTGTCGGTGCGGTTCGGCGGCCAGATCACCGACTTCGATCCCAAGGAACATGTCCGGCCGCGCAAGAGCCTCAAGGTGATGAGCCGGGAGATCCAGCTCGGCTTCGCCGCCGCCGAACTGGCGATGGCCGACGCCGGTCTGGTGGGCGCGGCACGCGACCCCGACCGGTTCGGCGTGGTGTTCGGCGGCGACATGATCTACGCCGACCTCGAAGACCTCGCCGGCGCCTACCGCCGCTCGCTCCGCGGCCGGCAATTCGACTTCAGCCTCTGGTCGGAGGCGGTCCACGAGGAGCTCCATCCACTCTGGCTGCTCAAGCATCTCCCCAACATGACCGCGTCGCACATCGCCATCGCCCACGACGCGCGCGGCCCGAACAATTCGATCGTTCTCGGCGACGTGTCGGGGCTGCTGGCCGTCGGCGAGGCGGCGAGCGTGATCCAGCGCGGCTGGGCCGACGTGATGCTCGCCGGCGGCACGGGCTGCCGGCTCCACCCGACGGCATTGGTCGCCCGCGGCGACGCCCTGCTGAGCCACCGCGCCGGCGACGGCCGCGGCGCCTGCCGCCCCTTCGACCGCGACCGCGACGGGCTGGTCAACGGCGAAGGGGCCGGTGTCCTCGTCATCGAGTCGCGAGCGCATGCGGTGGCCCGCGGCGCGAGGATCCGGGCCCGGATCCTCGCCACGGCGTCGCGCTGCGAGCCGGGCGCGCGCCGCACCGGCCTCACGGGGTCGTCACTCCGCCAGGCGATCGCCGCGACGATGACCGCTGCCGGCCTCGACGCCGAACGGCTCGGCCACGTCAACGCCCATGGCGTCGGCACGATCGACATGGACCGCGCGGAGGCGACGGCGATCGCCGCCGAGCTGGGAGCGGTACCCGTGACCGCGCCGAAATCGTCGTTCGGCCACCTCGGCGCCGGCGGGGGCACCGTCGAACTGGCCGCCAGCGTGCTCGCGCTCGAACACGGGCTCGTGCCGCCGACGCTCAATTACGAGCATCCCGATCCGCAGTGCCCAGTCCGCGTCGTCCACGGTGGGCCGCTCGCCGGAAGGCCGGCGACGGCGCTGGTGGTCAATCTCTGCTCAACCGGCCAGGCGGTGGCGGTGGCGATCGCCGCCGACGGCTGA
- a CDS encoding DUF1553 domain-containing protein, which yields MANRPLIDCFGVIPAGSAGDAERRKACTPYEGCSVVSASRSAVDRSVARVVLALATPLACVAFSAAVAAAPAAVSAEDGSFFETNVRPLLVAHCAECHSAADGKPEAALSFDSRADFLSAEGIAVAGKPDDSLIIQAVRYDGDLQMPPAGRLPAEAIATLEEWVRRGLPWPDDGKQASRATFDLAARRAEHWCWQPPVAVDPPAVADPDWCRGEIDRFILARLEKAGLRPAPEAARETLVRRAAEVLTGLPPDPADVARVGADPDPAAFEHYVDTLLASPHFGERFARHWLDVVRYAETRGHEFDFPIPNAWRYRDWVVRAFNADLPFDRFLVEQVAGDLVATPRLDAAGADESTVGTGFWFLGEEVHSPVDIQQDEADRIDNRIDTFGKAFLGLPLGCARCHDHKFDAISAADYYALAGTVMSASYRQVPFETLPANRAVANRLAAADAAERRGLLPAVAEAIASRPPDEVLARLRERLAGAAPPVPRDGAVVIADYGDDAAPTPVVCDGTAWRRVVAGQPLPRAAAAGLGILPVSVARADEVWARTTSTGEREPGPLGGVDRGGKVLRTPKVWLTQGVLWHRVRGHVQIFTCVDGHVVIIGPLYGGTVTTVDTQGQWRWVRQDLRADIDWSRGHFVHVEYAPIAGAVDVAEVVAAPDEPRRGDAVALEVERRVAAGADGATALVTLLDDALAACRSGGPIGTAQAAVLETALGDPATDWTGGAAARLAAAAARARAERARIAADVRLASATAPALLDGNGIEQQILLKGSSARRGDTVPRRFLEAIDGAGQPAWPAASSGRRELAERLVDPANPLTARVVVNRVWHWLFGRGLVATPDNFGRLGEAPADPLAQALLDRLAVRFRAEGWSLKRLIREVVVSNAWRMSSVAAPEALAVDPANHLLHHAPLRRLEGEAVRDALLAVSGRLDRTVGGPPVEVHLTEFQEGRGRPSPGPLDGAGRRSLYTKIRRNFLPPFQLAFDMPVPFQAMGRRNVTNVPAQALVLLNDPFVHEQARLLAARVLAEPVATPRERIAVLVGAVFARPPRPDEITAAEAFLAEQAALHGVDFAADPRHEASWADLAHALVNAKEFIYLP from the coding sequence ATGGCAAATCGCCCGCTGATAGACTGCTTTGGGGTGATACCGGCCGGTTCGGCCGGAGATGCCGAACGTCGCAAGGCATGTACTCCCTACGAGGGGTGTAGCGTGGTGAGTGCGAGTCGTTCCGCGGTGGACCGGAGCGTTGCCAGGGTGGTCCTTGCCCTGGCAACTCCGCTGGCGTGCGTGGCGTTCTCCGCGGCCGTCGCCGCCGCGCCGGCTGCGGTGTCGGCCGAGGATGGGTCGTTTTTCGAGACCAACGTCCGGCCGCTCCTGGTCGCGCACTGTGCCGAGTGTCATTCGGCCGCCGACGGCAAACCCGAAGCGGCCCTGTCGTTCGACTCGCGGGCCGATTTCCTCTCTGCCGAGGGCATCGCCGTCGCCGGGAAGCCCGACGACAGCCTGATCATCCAGGCGGTGCGCTACGACGGCGACCTGCAGATGCCCCCGGCCGGGCGGCTGCCGGCCGAGGCGATCGCCACGCTCGAGGAATGGGTCCGCCGTGGCCTCCCCTGGCCCGACGACGGCAAGCAGGCGTCGCGCGCCACGTTCGACCTCGCCGCCCGGCGCGCCGAGCACTGGTGCTGGCAGCCGCCGGTTGCCGTCGATCCGCCAGCCGTGGCCGATCCCGACTGGTGCCGCGGCGAGATCGACCGGTTCATTCTCGCGCGGCTGGAGAAGGCGGGGCTGCGGCCGGCGCCGGAGGCCGCGCGCGAGACCCTCGTCCGCCGCGCCGCCGAGGTGCTCACCGGCCTGCCCCCCGATCCGGCCGACGTGGCGCGTGTCGGTGCCGACCCCGATCCGGCGGCGTTCGAGCACTATGTCGACACGCTGCTGGCGTCGCCCCACTTCGGCGAGCGCTTCGCGCGGCACTGGCTCGACGTCGTCCGCTACGCCGAGACGCGTGGCCACGAGTTCGACTTCCCGATCCCCAACGCCTGGCGCTACCGCGACTGGGTCGTGCGTGCCTTCAACGCCGATCTGCCGTTCGACCGGTTTCTCGTCGAGCAGGTGGCGGGGGATCTGGTCGCCACGCCCCGGCTCGACGCCGCCGGCGCCGACGAATCGACGGTCGGAACGGGATTCTGGTTCCTCGGCGAGGAGGTCCACTCGCCGGTCGACATCCAGCAGGACGAGGCCGATCGGATCGACAACCGCATCGACACGTTCGGGAAGGCGTTTCTCGGGCTGCCGCTGGGCTGTGCACGCTGCCACGACCACAAGTTCGACGCGATCTCCGCCGCCGACTATTACGCGCTGGCCGGAACGGTGATGTCGGCGAGCTACCGCCAGGTGCCGTTCGAGACGCTCCCCGCCAACCGCGCCGTGGCGAATCGCCTCGCTGCCGCCGACGCGGCCGAGCGCCGTGGCCTTCTCCCCGCCGTCGCCGAGGCGATCGCTTCCCGGCCGCCCGACGAGGTGCTCGCCCGACTCCGCGAGCGCCTCGCCGGCGCCGCGCCGCCGGTGCCCCGCGACGGCGCGGTCGTGATCGCCGATTACGGCGACGACGCCGCGCCGACCCCCGTGGTCTGCGACGGCACCGCCTGGCGGCGAGTGGTCGCCGGCCAGCCGTTGCCGCGGGCCGCCGCGGCCGGCCTCGGCATCCTGCCGGTGTCCGTCGCGCGGGCCGACGAGGTCTGGGCGCGGACGACGTCGACCGGCGAGCGCGAGCCGGGTCCGCTCGGTGGGGTCGACAGGGGCGGCAAGGTGCTGCGGACGCCGAAGGTGTGGCTCACGCAGGGCGTCCTCTGGCACCGCGTCCGCGGCCACGTGCAGATCTTCACCTGCGTCGATGGCCACGTGGTGATCATCGGGCCGCTGTACGGCGGCACCGTGACCACCGTCGACACTCAGGGGCAGTGGCGCTGGGTGCGGCAGGACCTGCGCGCCGACATCGACTGGTCGCGTGGCCATTTCGTCCACGTCGAATACGCGCCGATCGCCGGCGCGGTGGACGTCGCCGAGGTCGTGGCCGCGCCCGACGAGCCGCGCCGTGGTGACGCCGTGGCGCTCGAGGTCGAACGGCGCGTGGCGGCGGGCGCCGACGGTGCCACGGCGCTGGTAACGCTCCTCGACGACGCCCTCGCCGCCTGCCGCAGCGGTGGCCCGATCGGGACGGCGCAGGCCGCGGTGCTCGAGACGGCGCTGGGCGACCCGGCGACCGACTGGACCGGCGGTGCCGCGGCCCGGCTGGCCGCCGCCGCGGCACGGGCGCGCGCCGAGCGCGCCCGGATCGCGGCCGACGTCCGGCTGGCGAGTGCGACGGCGCCGGCGCTGCTCGACGGCAACGGCATCGAGCAGCAGATCCTCCTCAAGGGATCGTCGGCGCGGCGCGGCGACACCGTGCCGCGCCGGTTCCTCGAGGCGATCGACGGCGCCGGGCAGCCGGCCTGGCCGGCGGCGAGTTCAGGGCGGCGCGAACTGGCCGAACGGCTGGTCGATCCGGCCAATCCGCTCACGGCGCGCGTGGTCGTCAATCGCGTCTGGCACTGGCTGTTCGGCCGCGGCCTGGTGGCCACCCCCGACAACTTCGGCCGCCTCGGCGAGGCCCCCGCCGATCCGCTCGCCCAGGCGCTCCTCGACCGGCTCGCCGTGCGCTTTCGCGCCGAGGGCTGGAGCCTCAAGCGGCTGATCCGCGAGGTCGTCGTCAGCAACGCCTGGCGGATGTCGTCGGTCGCGGCTCCCGAGGCGCTGGCCGTCGATCCTGCCAATCATCTCCTCCACCATGCTCCTCTGCGGCGGCTCGAGGGGGAGGCGGTCCGCGACGCGCTGCTGGCCGTGTCGGGGCGGCTCGACCGCACGGTCGGCGGACCGCCGGTCGAGGTCCACCTGACGGAGTTCCAGGAGGGGCGCGGGCGCCCGTCCCCCGGGCCGCTCGACGGGGCCGGTCGCCGCAGCCTGTACACGAAGATCCGCCGCAATTTCCTCCCCCCGTTCCAGCTCGCCTTCGACATGCCGGTGCCGTTCCAGGCGATGGGGCGGCGCAACGTCACCAACGTCCCGGCGCAGGCGCTGGTGCTCCTCAACGATCCGTTCGTCCACGAGCAGGCGCGGCTCCTGGCGGCACGCGTGCTGGCGGAGCCGGTCGCCACGCCGCGCGAGCGGATCGCGGTGCTGGTCGGCGCCGTGTTCGCACGCCCGCCGCGCCCCGACGAGATCACCGCCGCCGAGGCGTTTCTCGCCGAGCAGGCAGCACTCCATGGCGTCGACTTCGCGGCCGATCCGCGCCACGAGGCCAGCTGGGCGGATCTCGCCCACGCGCTTGTCAACGCCAAGGAGTTCATCTACCTGCCATGA
- a CDS encoding DUF1501 domain-containing protein: MSAPGSGSPFPCRRVRPAAPSRRQWLAETACGFGAVAATALLEGERAAAAGVTACHHPARVQSVIFLYMDGGVSQVDSFDPKPRLARDAGRNPRELFKVDATQFNNVGTVLPSPWTFRAHGESGILVSDLFPCIAAESDRLAVIRSMTSAFPEHTNANYFLHTGSGLQGRPSMGAWTTYGLGSENADLPGFMVINGGLIPPGGLDNFTAGFLPATFQGSVIRPTAAGLANVAPREGSRARQGAKVDLARRFDGGFAAAYPAVPDALDSAIANRELAWRMQTEVPGLLDLAAESTVTKRAYGLESEYEPTRIFASECLLARRMVERGVRFVELTCPSVGTDRWDQHSNLREGHARNARAVDQPIAALLADLGQRGLLDSTLVVWSGEFGRTPFAQGSDGRDHNPQAFSMWLAGGGVRGGTVVGATDDYGYRVVDKACTIHDLHATMLWLLGIDHTRLTYRFSGRDIRLTDVAGTVIREALA, encoded by the coding sequence ATGAGCGCGCCCGGCTCCGGTTCGCCGTTTCCCTGCCGCCGCGTCCGCCCCGCGGCGCCGTCGCGGCGCCAGTGGCTGGCGGAGACGGCCTGCGGGTTCGGTGCCGTGGCGGCGACGGCGCTGCTGGAGGGGGAGCGGGCGGCGGCGGCCGGCGTGACCGCGTGCCACCATCCGGCGCGCGTGCAATCGGTGATCTTCCTGTACATGGACGGGGGCGTGTCGCAGGTCGATTCGTTCGATCCCAAGCCGCGTCTGGCGCGCGACGCCGGCCGGAACCCGCGCGAGCTGTTCAAGGTCGACGCCACGCAGTTCAACAACGTCGGCACGGTGCTGCCGAGCCCGTGGACGTTCCGGGCCCACGGCGAGAGCGGCATCCTCGTCAGCGACCTGTTTCCCTGCATCGCCGCCGAGTCCGACCGGCTGGCGGTGATCCGCTCGATGACCAGTGCCTTTCCCGAGCACACCAACGCCAACTACTTCCTCCACACCGGCAGCGGGCTGCAGGGGCGGCCGAGCATGGGGGCGTGGACGACGTACGGCCTGGGGAGCGAGAACGCCGACCTCCCCGGCTTCATGGTGATCAACGGCGGCCTGATCCCGCCGGGTGGCCTCGACAACTTCACCGCCGGGTTCCTCCCCGCGACGTTCCAGGGGTCGGTGATCCGGCCGACGGCGGCGGGGCTGGCCAACGTCGCGCCGCGCGAGGGCAGCCGGGCGCGGCAGGGCGCGAAGGTCGACCTCGCGCGGCGGTTCGACGGTGGGTTCGCCGCGGCCTATCCCGCGGTGCCCGACGCGCTCGACAGCGCGATCGCCAACCGCGAGTTGGCGTGGCGGATGCAGACGGAGGTCCCGGGCCTCCTCGATCTCGCCGCCGAGTCGACCGTCACGAAGCGCGCCTACGGCCTGGAGAGCGAGTACGAGCCGACGCGAATCTTCGCCAGCGAGTGCCTGCTGGCGCGGCGGATGGTCGAACGCGGCGTCCGGTTCGTGGAGCTGACCTGCCCGTCGGTCGGGACCGACCGCTGGGACCAGCACTCCAACCTCCGCGAGGGGCACGCGCGCAACGCCCGTGCGGTCGACCAGCCGATCGCCGCCCTCCTCGCCGACCTCGGGCAGCGCGGGCTGCTTGATTCGACGCTCGTGGTCTGGAGCGGCGAGTTCGGCCGGACGCCGTTCGCGCAAGGGTCCGACGGCCGCGACCACAACCCCCAGGCGTTCTCGATGTGGCTGGCGGGCGGGGGCGTCCGGGGGGGCACGGTCGTCGGGGCGACCGACGACTACGGCTACAGGGTGGTCGACAAGGCCTGCACGATCCACGACCTCCACGCCACGATGCTCTGGCTGCTGGGCATCGACCACACGCGGCTCACCTACCGCTTCAGCGGCCGCGACATCCGCCTCACGGACGTGGCGGGAACCGTGATCCGCGAGGCGCTCGCCTGA
- a CDS encoding thermonuclease family protein, producing the protein MASRDQPPDRSAPRRPPRRRRRRGVPVQHLVAALAASLIVAGVERCRRQDAATAGDWLVVTVNDGDTVTAKAPDGGNQPIRLVDIDAPEYDQPFGREARDALAAQVGGRRIAVESHGLDQHGRVLGRLRVEGVDVNTRLVSQGYAWVFNRAPDPDLVAAESAARRERRGLWAADNPIEPSSWRARHPRQP; encoded by the coding sequence ATGGCGTCGCGCGACCAGCCGCCCGATCGCTCTGCCCCGCGCCGACCCCCACGGCGGCGGAGGCGGCGCGGCGTGCCGGTGCAGCACCTCGTGGCGGCGCTTGCCGCGAGCCTGATCGTCGCCGGGGTCGAACGCTGCCGGAGGCAGGACGCCGCGACCGCAGGCGATTGGCTGGTGGTCACGGTGAACGACGGCGACACGGTGACCGCGAAAGCCCCCGACGGAGGCAATCAACCGATCCGCCTGGTCGATATCGACGCCCCCGAATACGACCAGCCGTTCGGCCGCGAGGCCCGTGATGCCCTCGCCGCCCAGGTGGGGGGACGCCGGATCGCGGTCGAGTCGCACGGGCTCGACCAGCACGGCCGCGTGCTGGGACGGTTGCGGGTGGAGGGCGTCGATGTGAACACCCGGCTCGTCAGCCAGGGGTATGCCTGGGTCTTCAACCGCGCGCCCGATCCCGACCTGGTGGCCGCGGAGAGCGCCGCCCGGCGCGAACGGCGTGGCCTGTGGGCTGCCGACAACCCCATCGAACCCTCATCGTGGCGGGCACGCCATCCGCGGCAGCCGTAG